The proteins below are encoded in one region of Saccopteryx leptura isolate mSacLep1 chromosome 1, mSacLep1_pri_phased_curated, whole genome shotgun sequence:
- the LOC136388270 gene encoding mucin-16-like, with protein sequence MVPAAGPALVPFTVSFTITNLRHTEDMHPGSAKFNSTESVLQYLLQPLFTNSSIGSLYAGCRLTTLRSEKGGAATGVDAICTHRSDPAGFMLDREQLYGELSHQTHGVTWLGPYILDRDHLYVNGYSRPALTSTPRVSETSTLSLGTSVGPTSFSSSTVAGPALVPFTLNFTITNLHYVKDMQPPGSVKFSRIEKILQLLLRPLFKNTSISLLYSSCRLALLRPERGGAATSVGTVCTHWPDPAGRGPDRKQLYRELSQLTQGVTLLGPYTLDQDSLYVSGYTQRTSETTPSTTGLPPVPFTLNLTITNLHYVESMWPPGSLQFNSTEKLLQRLLKPLFKNTSVGLSTQGAD encoded by the exons atggtgccag CTGCTGGCCCAGCCCTTGTGCCCTTCACTGTCAGCTTCACCATCACCAACCTGCGCCACACGGAGGACATGCATCCAGGCTCTGCGAAGTTCAACTCCACAGAGTCAGTTCTACAGTATCTG CTCCAGCCCTTGTTCACGAACAGCAGCATTGGTTCGCTCTACGCTGGCTGCAGACTGACCACACTAAG GTCTGAAAAGggtggagcagccactggagttGATGCCATTTGTACCCACCGTTCTGACCCGGCAGGTTTCATGCTGGACAGGGAGCAACTCTACGGGGAGCTAAGCCACCAGACCCATGGTGTCACTTGGCTTGGTCCCTACATCTTGGACAGGGATCATCTCTATGTCAATG GTTACAGCAGACCAGCCTTAACCTCCACCCCCCGTG TTTCTGAGACTTCCACACTCTCCTTGGGAACTTCAGTTGGTCCTACATCCTTCTCCAGTTCTACAG TCGCTGGGCCTGCCCTGGTGCCATTCACCCTCAACTTCACCATCACCAACCTGCACTACGTGAAAGACATGCAGCCTCCAGGCTCAGTGAAGTTCAGCAGAATAGAGAAGATCCTGCAGCTCCTG CTCAGACCCTTGTTTAAGAACACCAGCATCAGCCTCCTCTACTCCAGCTGCAGACTCGCCTTGCTCCG GCCTGAGAGGGGTGGAGCAGCCACCAGCGTGGGCACAGTCTGTACCCACTGGCCTGACCCCGCGGGCCGCGGGCCAGACAGGAAGCAGCTGTACCGGGAGCTGAGCCAGCTGACCCAAGGCGTCACCCTGTTGGGTCCCTACACTCTGGACCAGGACAGTCTCTATGTCAGTG GGTACACCCAGCGCACTTCAGAAACCACCCCCAGCA ctACGGGACTACCCCCGGTACCTTTCACCCTCAACTTGACCATCACCAACCTGCACTATGTGGAGAGCATGTGGCCTCCAGGCTCCTTACAATTCAACAGCACCGAGAAGCTCCTGCAGCGCCTG CTCAAGCCCTTGTTCAAGAACACTAGTGTGGGCCTCTCTACTCAGGGTGCAGACTGA
- the LOC136388271 gene encoding mucin-16-like: MSGPLFRNSFNLLSSPLTTLPRPKKDGTATGADIVCTHRPDPAGPGLDRERLYWELSQLTRGVTQLGPYTLDQDSFYVNGYTNQTQTTTPSSYTHLASASIPNVPVTSGYFTSLAPSTSSRPTATGPTLVFFTLNFTITNMHYTEDMGHPASLKYNSTERILQHQLRLLISKTSVGPLSSGCRLASLRLEKHGAATGVDLVCTYHYDLAGPGLDREQLYQELSHETHGVTRLGSFALDKDSLHVNGYPSGATALPPTTAEVNEEPFTLNFTINNLRYSTDMGHPGSLKFNITDTLMQHLLSLLFQQSSLGPWYAGCKVTSLRSVKNGAKTWVNFLCAYRQPPQEPRPVC; this comes from the exons ATGTCAGGACCCCTCTTCAGGAACTCATTTAATTTATTGTCATCCCCCTTAACCACCCTTCCCAGGCCCAAGAAGGATGGGACAGCCACTGGAGCAGACATCGTCTGCACACACCGCCCTGACCCCGCGGGCCCTGGGCTGGACAGGGAGCGGCTGTACTGGGAGCTGAGCCAGCTGACCCGTGGTGTCACCCAGCTGGGCCCCTACACCCTGGACCAGGACAGTTTCTATGTCAATG GTTACACCAACCAGACCCAGACCACCACCCCTAGCA GCTACACCCATTTGGCCTCAGCCTCCATCCCCAACG tTCCAGTGACGTCCGGATACTTCACTTCCCTGGCTCCATCCACCTCCAGCAGGCCCACAG CCACTGGTCCCACCCTGGTGTTCTTCACCCTGAACTTCACCATCACCAACATGCACTACACAGAGGACATGGGGCACCCAGCTTCCCTGAAGTACAATTCCACTGAGAGGATCCTACAGCACCAG CTGCGGCTCTTGATCAGTAAAACCAGTGTCGGCCCCCTCTCCTCTGGCTGCAGACTAGCCTCACTCAG GCTTGAGAAGCATGGAGCAGCCACGGGAGTGGACCTTGTCTGTACCTACCACTATGACCTTGCGGGCCCCGGACTGGACAGAGAGCAGCTGTACCAGGAGCTGAGCCATGAGACCCACGGAGTCACCCGGCTGGGCTCCTTCGCCCTGGACAAGGACAGCCTTCATGTCAATG GTTACCCCTCTGGAGCCACAGCCTTGCCTCCCACCA CTGCGGAGGTCAATGAGGAGCCATTCACACTGAATTTCACCATCAACAACCTGCGCTACTCAACAGACATGGGCCATCCAGGTTCCCTCAAGTTCAACATCACAGACACCCTCATGCAGCATCTG ctcAGCCTACTCTTCCAGCAGAGCAGCCTCGGCCCCTGGTACGCAGGTTGTAAGGTCACCTCGCTAAG